Proteins encoded in a region of the Cumulibacter manganitolerans genome:
- a CDS encoding aldehyde dehydrogenase family protein: MREYTKFFINGEWVEPAEAKKLDVINPSTEEVAGEISLGTEKDVDKAVAAAKEAFKTWGQSTREERIAVFERIIEEYKKRYDDLAAAVTEEMGAPTFLAQKAQAAMGVAHLQTALQVLKDFKFEEDKGTTRIVKEPIGVCAMITPWNWPLNQITCKVAPALATGCTMVLKPSEVAPFSAYIFAEVLEAAGVPKGVFNLVNGDGAGVGSALSSHPDVDMVSFTGSTRAGIEVAKNAAPTVKRVQQELGGKSPNIILDDDAFAKNVAAGIGGVMQNSGQSCNAPTRMFVPKARMGEVEEIAKATVEKFQPGAPESGAKMGPVVSDVQFKKIQDLIKKGIDEGATVAAGGEGKPEGLDKGYFVKPTVFTNATNDMTIAREEIFGPVLTVIGYDDVDQAVEMGNDTPYGLAGYVAGADHEAAMKIASRLRAGQIAVNNAAPDPGAPFGGYKQSGNGREWGEHAFADFLEIKAVMGASPAGK; this comes from the coding sequence ATGCGTGAGTACACCAAGTTCTTCATCAACGGCGAATGGGTCGAGCCCGCCGAGGCCAAGAAGCTCGACGTGATCAACCCGTCGACCGAAGAGGTCGCCGGCGAGATCTCCCTCGGCACCGAGAAGGACGTCGACAAGGCCGTCGCCGCTGCGAAGGAGGCCTTCAAGACCTGGGGGCAGAGCACCCGCGAAGAGCGCATCGCCGTCTTCGAGCGAATCATCGAGGAGTACAAGAAGCGGTACGACGACCTCGCCGCCGCCGTGACCGAGGAGATGGGCGCACCCACCTTCCTCGCCCAGAAGGCGCAGGCCGCGATGGGCGTCGCCCACCTGCAGACCGCCCTCCAGGTGCTCAAGGACTTCAAGTTCGAGGAGGACAAGGGCACCACGCGCATCGTCAAGGAGCCGATCGGCGTCTGCGCGATGATCACCCCGTGGAACTGGCCGCTGAACCAGATCACCTGCAAGGTGGCCCCGGCGCTCGCCACCGGCTGCACCATGGTGCTCAAGCCGTCCGAGGTCGCGCCGTTCTCGGCGTACATCTTCGCCGAGGTCCTGGAGGCGGCCGGCGTCCCCAAGGGCGTCTTCAACCTGGTGAACGGTGACGGTGCCGGCGTCGGCAGCGCGCTGTCCAGCCACCCGGACGTCGACATGGTGTCGTTCACCGGCTCCACCCGCGCGGGCATCGAGGTGGCCAAGAACGCCGCCCCGACGGTCAAGCGCGTGCAGCAGGAGCTCGGCGGCAAGAGCCCGAACATCATCCTGGACGACGACGCGTTCGCCAAGAACGTGGCCGCCGGGATCGGCGGGGTCATGCAGAACTCCGGCCAGTCGTGCAACGCCCCGACCCGCATGTTCGTGCCCAAGGCGCGGATGGGCGAGGTCGAGGAGATCGCCAAGGCGACCGTCGAGAAGTTCCAGCCCGGCGCACCGGAGTCCGGCGCGAAGATGGGCCCGGTCGTCTCCGACGTCCAGTTCAAGAAGATCCAGGACCTGATCAAGAAGGGCATCGACGAGGGCGCGACCGTCGCCGCGGGCGGCGAGGGCAAGCCCGAGGGCCTCGACAAGGGCTACTTCGTCAAGCCGACGGTCTTCACGAACGCGACCAACGACATGACGATCGCGCGCGAGGAGATCTTCGGCCCGGTGCTCACCGTCATCGGCTACGACGACGTCGACCAGGCCGTCGAGATGGGCAACGACACGCCGTACGGCCTCGCGGGCTACGTGGCCGGCGCGGATCACGAGGCTGCGATGAAGATCGCGTCGCGGCTGCGTGCCGGCCAGATCGCGGTGAACAACGCGGCGCCGGATCCCGGTGCCCCGTTCGGCGGCTACAAGCAGTCCGGCAACGGTCGCGAGTGGGGCGAGCACGCGTTCGCCGACTTCCTCGAGATCAAGGCCGTCATGGGAGCCAGCCCGGCCGGCAAGTAG